Part of the Hemitrygon akajei chromosome 16, sHemAka1.3, whole genome shotgun sequence genome is shown below.
aaattccgtttcttatgaaaaagactgccgaataaacactaaaaaccctgaaaacctggtacctgaataaactcagcattagccatatcatacaccataggtgcttcaattactggggccagctttaatagtaattagatattatctcgcgggccaaagataattccaccgcgggtcggatttggcccgcgggccttgagtttgacatatatgaagtAGATAAAGAAAAGCAGTTTCCAATGTGACAGTGCAAGGAGCTAAGGGTGTAAATTGAAGGTTTTGGACGGATGGCCTCTTGTACTGGAATGACTTATCACTTCATATTGTGTCAGTAAACAAGAATCTCAGAAGAGCAAAACTGCCAATATTCCAAACAAAAACAACCAGTAAACAAGAGTGAAATTCAACAGGTGATTCTACAGCAGTTTGTTCTCTACGGACATTAAAATTCAACTGTGACTGTCATCTGATTCTCCAGGACTTGTAATAGCTGCCCACTGTAGTTCCAGTGTGACAAGGTGGCTCAATTTGTAATCTTGCTGATGGAAATCAAGCTGAGAAGTCCAAGGAGGGAGCTTCATAAAAGGCAGCTTTGAAAGGCTGAGGTTAAGGATTAATAGAAGTAATTCAAAAACTTTTACCTATGAACCAATTTCCATTATCTTAGACATTCCAAAGCTTTGTCACTGGAAATATCAGTTCTGCAGGAGGTATAACCATATCTTAAAAGCATCCTTTGGAAATGGGTGTACGGGTTTGCTATAGAATGTTTATATATCCCAGGCACTTTCACCTCTGTTTAAAATGGAAATGTTATTCAATTTTTCAAGATAAGCTGAATAGCCAGCCAAATGGGGATGAAGTGTAATAGAGATAATTTGTCAAAGCACATCACAGAGACAGAGCAAAAGAAGTCCATAAAAAATGATGGAAACATTCCAGACAACAGATCTACAGATAAGCTTAATTACAAAAGATTACACAGGTGCAGATATAAATGTTATAAACAGAGTATTTATTGCAGGTCACCATGAGGTGTTCATTTGAATTGCCTCCTTGTTTAAATGTTGCATTACTGAAACACTTAAGGACAATCTCATCAGCCTGTTGTTTATAGACAGGTTTAGAAGCCATCCAGCTGTGTGTTAGCCGGCAGCTTCCAACACCAATTTGGCCAGCAACAGGGGCAATTGTTGCAGTTTCACCCCACTCAATTAGTGTTATCCTCTTATATCCTTGGATTAATCTATAGTATGGTGTTGCGTTTAATTTgagcaaattaaaaataaatgactATGACTAAACATTagtcacctcacacttaacatAACCAGGGGGGTACTTCTAACATTAGAATTTCAGTCTGGCAATGTTTTTGGCTGTAAAATGTCATTATTTATTTACACAAGAGTAATCGTTTTACATTTAATATATCCAGATAGAAATAAATTATTCAGAGTTACTGCAGCTCATTAGCCAGCCTTGGTTGTTCACTTGAAGAACTATGACGTACAGGATTGCAGACCCAATACCAGCAGTCAGGATGAGTCTGGATAGATCTCCTCTAGGGGCAAGGACATTATGGGCTGAATCACTTCTTGTTGGGATTTTCTTCTGACTCAATGATAAAATGTGAGCAGCCATCAAGAACAACCCTGGGCATTCTTCACTGGATTAGTTCAAATGACGTGAGAGTGAAGTCAATCCAATGCATTTGGCTCTGGCCGGTTTAACAAATCGCTGTCGTCACAAGGTGCAGGACCCGAAAACGCCAGTTGTGCCTGGAGCTTAAGACTTGATTTGCGGGAACCACaaaaagaatcagaatctgggTCTGTGAGGAAGTGGTCCATTAAGGAACTTCCCAAGGAAAGAAAATGTGTCTGAATTTTACTCCTGTTTCCCCATTCCTCCCACATCAATGGAGTACTCAAGAGGACTCAGGAAAAATCAAATTGTGTGAAAGTTCACATGATATCATAGGAAGGGTTCTAGGACTTGTGAGGAGATAAACCTTGTGTGACTACTTGTGGCAATCATGCTCAAACAGAATAAGTAGACAAGGTCTACATTGAAGCAATCGGAGCTCACATGGGTAAGAACACGGAATATAGCTGAGGACGGATTTACAAGCCAATTGACCTTTCCCTGATTTCTCCTTTTTCCAGAGAGCATCATGGAATGGTCACTGCTGAACTGTCCCTTAAGCTTGGACTTCCCtctttaaatttgaagatgatCTTATTTGATCAATAGTTAATCTATGCTGAGTTGATGATATTAATTGAACTCAGTGCTTGCACCATGGGAGCGAGGGCTAGATGAGGGGTCACCACACATCTAGTATGACAATAGTCATCAGGTCAGAGGCAAATGGATCTTGGTCAATGTAAATCCCGAATGGCCAAGTGGAAGAGATGCAGATGCAGCCATATCCCAGTGTCTTCGGGAGGGGGGAGATGAATGACTGATGTTCCGCCAGTGCATTATGCAAACCAGCCTCATGATGTCCAAGACTTTTGGAAGGGATTACTTTCTCTGCGCTGCATTATCAGTCTAGGCATCTTACATCGGGTACTGTTTTTGTAGCTGGTGTGCTCCTGCATCATTTCCTTGATCATCATGAAGTTGTCCAGTGGCACTTACAGGATTTGATGGTGTAGATGTTCCTGATTTTCTATGTCTGTTCATGATTGCATGAATTTCATACTCCTGAGGAGAGCAGCCATTGGATGAGTCGCCTTCCCAAGCCACACATTGACCTTTATTACGACTGTCCCTGTAAAAATTAAAGATAAGAAACAAATAAATACGTAGCATTATGCCTTAAAATGCAGACAACGGTATTATTACAATATATCTTGATTGTTTTAAATCCAAACCCAAAGTAGCCTTGAGTTTCCATATCCTAGTTCTGACAGCATAGGCACCCTTTTAAATTGTGCCATTTAAACCGGCTATCTGTGACAATGAAACTGAAAATGCGTAGACAAGTTCCATGTTGAAGCAAGCAGAATTCCAAAGCAGATGGATAATATAGGGAAATAAGGAATGCAGAATCTATGGATTTGACACTATCTTAATGGTATAATCCTGCATCTATGATTTTGTAAGCAGACTATTAAAAATAACCCTCTCAGAAAATATGTTTTTAAAAGACATATAAATAATAAAGCAATATGCCTGGTATCTGCATTGCATGAATGCTATTTGTATGTCTGGATTTGTGTAGTTTGTGAACACAGGTCACATAAATATCAGAAGAATtgtgaatggaaccatacattgTCCATTCATCAGAGAACATAGGACACCTGATATGTGTACAGTATATACATATAAATTAGACAACTTTCATCCCATCTATAATATGCATTGCCATGCACATATCTTTGAACAAGGATATAAGAGTATCTGTAACATGCAAGTGGAACaggttcatttttaaaatttgtactGTGTGTTTAAACAAGCATGACAAAAATGTTCAGAGTGTCAAAGATCTCCCTTGTTTGGGATTAAACCATGTGTAAACCTTGATATGATAACTGATGTTATCAATGGGTCATCACTTAACAATACAAACAACTCCCCTGAAACTCAGATCAATTAAGTTCTTGATGTTTTAAATCCAAGCCCAAGCAATTCAATCCAAGCAATAAAAAGATTATGTATAATGGTCTGTTAATAATTCTATGGTGCAGAAATCATCAAGCTTAACTTGAAACCTTTCAGGGTCATTTCAGTAGATCTCAATGGAAGGAATGAGATTTAAAATAGTGGTGCTAAAATAATGAGTGATCCTTAACTCCAAACATGAGAGAgtgtgcagatgctggcaatccaagcaacgtgcacaaaatgctggaggaactcagcgggccaggcagcatctatggaaaagagtaaacagttgactttaTGAGCTGAAAAGTTTGGCCTCCAAGCCTCTGAAGATTGCAATAATGTTTCTCAACCTCTGAGTGTGACCTTGGCTGAACAAAGGAGGACTTTTAGTAATTGACTAAGAGAActacactgctccaaagagcattcttaccctcggccattaaaCTCTATAATGAGTCGGCCTATAGCCGGGGAAGCAAtgaacccctcctgttagactattTGAGGTAActtgtttttttattctttcttacttctctgctaatatttgtatatctgtgcacttgtaatgctaccgtgacactgtgatttcctttgtgatcaataaagtatctatctaatgCCAAGTGGTTTGAGTTCTAGATCTGACACAGAAGCTGCAGTCTGCATCCTTAGAAAGCAAATCCTAGCAGGAGTGGATgagagggtgggagagtgggGGATTCGATGGGCCATGTGTGCTTACCTTTGGAGACGTCCACTTCCTGCAGTACACAATCCTGAACATCTGCCAACATCGATTTCCTGCAACATTAGCACAACAAAGAGGCACAGTCACTTCAGAAACCCGAGTAGAACAGCAGCCAAGCGCTGAGCAAACGGTCGCAGCTGAGTAATTAACACCTGCAGTACCTTGAGCTCCTCTTCCTTCTCACCCCTGGAGTTAATGGTGATCACATAGTAATACTCCACATGGGGCGGTCTGTAGCAATTCTCTTGCACCTCGCATGATTGCACGGTCTGAATAAGCTCCAAACCATGTGGGCTGTCCAGCACAACTGATTCAAATTCAGTGGGTACACATCTCAAACCCCACCTACAGGGAGCTAAACAGAACAAGGCTATAAAAATGGCTTCTCTCAGCGACACTTTATGAAACTCTGTCCATGAAGCTTCACAGAGGACAATTGCTCAGACACCGATCACCATATCTCAGACTGCAGCCCCGTTGTTCTTAAAAACAATGAGCACAAAATGGCCTTTAACCATATCTTAGGGTTGATGATACGAGTTATATGGGAGGGCTTGCAAGAATCATTTATTctttaatttctttaatttgtacaatttgtcttcttttgcattttggctgtttgtcagtcttagtttatgcatactttttaaaaataaaatctattggatttctttctcctcatgtaaatgcctgcaagaaaatgaatctcaagatgtatatcacagaaaatgctggaggaactcagcaggccaggcagcatctgtggaaaaagtacAGACAAAGCTTTGGGCTGACAGTAGGACTGtactttttctccatagatgctgcctggcctgctgagttcctccagcattgtgtgtgttgctttgacttctggcatctgcagattttctcttcctcAAGATAGTAGATGATAACATTCATgttgtttgataataaatttgctttgacctCAACTTTCTCTGCATACACCAACAGGCAGTCCAACACATAGGTCATTTTTATTTTTGCCAGGAACAATATTTGCCATTGTTTTAATCATTTTCTAGAAGTTAGACAGCTTAGTCTTGACTGTAGGACTAACCGTCACCTCCCTACCCTTCCCAACTGACTTggccaccaccccccccaccccgtattCTCGCTGATTCCCCGATTTTAGACATGTGCGGAATCCCAGTGGTAAGGTACAGATGCTGTATTAGGCACAGTACAGGAAGAGATGTAGTGCTTTCTGCTGTTGATCTCCTGTGCTTCATGTTGCCATATAATCAACCCTCCGCCCTCAGGCCCGAGATCACACACGGGCATGTAACAATACTCTGTGCTAATTTCTGAAGAAATCCACAATGTGGGCCACTGATGTCCTAGCACCACCTCCCTCCACAGCGACAAATGCTGCTCTAGGCCTTGCTCTACGCAGACATGAGCTAGAGTTTAACCCATGGCCAACTTTGGTGATTAGACCAAGGGTTAAGATCTACCTACTGAGCCCGTATGCAGATTATGTGATGAAACTACACACAAGAACTTCACAGTGGTGTTTTGGTATTGGTATTTTCTATGTGATGTCTGGGTTACATCTCTATGCAACGTATTGGAACGCTTCCATGTAATATTTCAATGGAAAAATCTCAGTGTGCCAATGTGGTATTTCCACGGTagcgtgtagtggttagcacaacactttacagtaccagggtcctgggttcaattcccactgctgcctgtaaggagtttgtatgttcttgccgtgatggtgtggctttcctcggggtgctctggtttcctcccacagtccgaagttaattggtcatagtaaattatcccgtgattaaattaggattaaattgggcgctgtgggggggggggggggtgtttctgGGCAGCACAgatcaaagggccagaagagcctattccactGTGTATCTTAATCTCAATCAATCAgtcaataaatagataaatcaaCACTTCCATGTGGTGTATTGTGTGGTGCTGCCTTGTAGTATTTCCAGTATTGCCTCACATTCCCTCAGTGTGTAACCATGATACGTCTCCGGATAATGTGCTCTGTTTATGTAGTGGTTTCACCTGGTTTCGCAGCGTGAAACTTCCATGTGGTATCCCCTTGTTTTCAACGTGTATCTGAGGGTTTGTACAATGCCTTGGTAAGTGGACAGGGAGATATCTGGAGCAAAAGTCTAAATAATAATGGGGATACTAAATAAAGGAGCAGCTTTTCAGCTAGTTTTTCTGTTGGTTAAATACAGAATCTCACCATTTGCCTCGTTATAAAtttgcaccttattatttacctgcacttttactgttacactttattccgcATTGTTATATTTCACCTTATCCTACCTCAAtgcgctgtgtaatgatttgatctgtatgcaaaacaagcctttcactgtatctcagtacacgtgacaacaATAAGCCAATTCCATATGACACATGAGCAGCATTCGgcttttcagcccatcgagcctgctacTCCATTCGATCATGGATGATTCTTTCAGAACCTACTTTATATTTTCCCCTTCAgcctcccatcctcctgccttctccccataacctccgacacccttactaatcaagatcattcaacctctgctttaaatatccccaatgacctgacctccatagctgtctgtggcaatgaattccaattgaaaatttaattttatattttctgtAACATCTTTTCTCTTTACAACTGAATAATGAAATAGCTGTTTACTGTGAAGCATGGAAGTCTCAGAAATTAACCAGGATGAAGCATTTTTAATGCAGAACATAAAACCTGTGAGAAAGGGACCCCCTGGGAAATGCACCCTGCCCAGCAGCACAGTAAGGCTGTAAAGGAATAACCCAAATCTGCGTCTGCAGATTCTTTCTCGTTAGCCAAAATTCCATGTTTATCGACTACAGAGCATAACAAAAGCCAGCATTGTCAGGCAGTGGGAGATAAGAGGATGAGGGCTGATGGTGGTCTGTGACCAACAGAAAGAAAAGCAGATGTGAGAACATTTCATGAGGGTGAGGAGTGTCACTGAAATTGGTGGAATGGGGTGGGGCTCTGATGAGTGATCAAGACTGCCCTGTGTCAGATCTTCTAAGCAGTGTGGGTAACAGTCACAAACATGCTTAACACTGCAATTTTATTACCGTCTTCATTGGCTAGATGAGTAACTATTAACCTGCCCAAACTGACCCTGAAGTAATTGGCTCTCTGGGGCTTTGCAGAGGTCAGTTAGAACCACATTAATGTGAGTCTAGAGTCACGTAAAGCCCCCAAACTGGTTAGGGCAGCAGATTCCTATTTCTGAAAACACTGGGGACAAGGGCAGGGTTTTTACAATAATCTATCAACTTTGTGGTCACCGTTGCAacaacagattttttaaaattccagaCTTATTTAATATTTGAATTTGACTCCCTTGGCTGCCATCTTGAATTTGGACTCCATCCTCCAAGTCTCCAGATCTCTGGACAAGAGTGCTGTAACTTAGCCTCTGTATCCTATGTTTGGTGCAACAATCACTATTGCTGGTTCTGTAACATTGTAAAGCCTGGGAATTGGGAATAAATCTCCCTCAACCCATTGCCCATCTCCTCATTATGCAGGGAATAAATCTCCCTCAACCCACTGCCCATCACCTCATTATGCAGGAAATAAATCTCCCTCAACCCACTGCCCATCACCTCATTATGCAGGGAATAAATCTCCCTCAACCCACTGCCCATCATCTCATTATGCAGTGTCTAGGTGCTGGGTAATGGAGGTGTTTATTTCCTTTCCTCGTACAGAAGGTAGTGAGATCTTTACAACTTGTTAGATGCAATCACAGGCAATCAGTATTCTCCTTGTGAAACCCTGGGCAATTAACACTGACCAGATCGAATCACAGAGGTATACTGCACAGGGACAGGCTCTGCGGAGGAAATGATGTTGTTGTCAGTACATCAAAAATTAGGGTTTATAAATTACTTTCCACTGGGGAACCCAGGAGAGTTTTTGCTtgcacagagggtggtgtgaacGTGGATCGTGTTACCATAAGGAATCGTTGAGGTGAGGAGCATATTTGTATCCAAACGGAAACTGGACAAGTAGCAGTGAGATGGTTACACACGTGTGGTGTTCAATCAGGTGGGCGGGAGGAGCTTCATGTGTTGTCTAAATACTCAATGCACCAATCGAATGGAGACACAACGGCTGATGCTCacatctggagcaacaatcaaaAGGAactgaacagcatctctgaaatgAAATGGGCATTTCAGGCCGCGATCCCAATGAatagtcttgacctgaaacgttgagatcctccagcaggtAGATTGCTGCACCAGTTGAAGGATGGGTTCGTTCCTGAAGAGTTCCATATAAATCTCATTCTCTTGCTCTAAATAAATGCCAATCTAGTGCAGAATGTTAGACTTGATTATCATTGTTTTTGCCCCTCTAGTTGTGTGGAGTTGCCACCTCCACACTAATATTCAGCTAGGGATGGGTCTGTACAGATTCACACTtaagattcctgaatggactacAGTCTTGCAATCTCAGTTTTTTCATTTGTTCCTAACAGAGGCCACAACTATGTGAAATTTCTCTGTCTCTCCAGACCCAATAGGTGCCATAGCATCCCATCCAGAATGaaaatgaaatttgttgaaatcaTTTAAATAATGGAGCTTGGTTATGTCTGTAAGAATGGTTAAGCTGCACAGAGCCTTGCTGATTATTACGTCATCTCGCCCCACTCTGCCCCGTCCCTGCCCCCACCACTCTCAGCACCACATCAGGTTTTCAAATGGGGTGTTATAAGACCAAtaggataggagcagaattaggttatctggcccatcgagtctgtccgctattttatcatgactgatccatttccttctcagccccagtctcctgccttctccgcataTCCCTTTATGccgtgactaatcaagaatcgatcaacctctgccttaaatatgtccaatgacttggcctccccagccacacgtggcaacgaattccacagacccACCTAATCCCAGAGAAGGGGCTAAAATATCCTCTGGAAATGGGAGTTAAACTTGACCCAACATAATTAGAAACAGATCATTTTATTCTCACATAATTGTTGAGGGAGGTACTGTAGGTTTCTCTATTTTTTGCATTAAACAGTAGCAGGTTTTTAGGCTGAGAAGTATTTGGGATCTCCTTAGACCACCTTTGGTACTATGTCAATGCACACGTCCTTTTTCAACCACCAGGACTGCCAATCCATTATTAAACGAGCTGAACATCACAACTGTCCACCAAGATTCAGTGAACCCTGAGGCCATCACCAAAACGTGCATCAAGTGCCTGGTATAGCTCAGTCTGAGCATCTGCCTACATCCACAGTGACCTCCAATGGACTGTCAGGGAACTATGTTTTCAGAATGGCTGATTGAACACATCCTGTAGGGTTTCCGTTGCACTGGCATGCCTCAACCGCCCCCAGCTCTCTAACTCCATCCAAAAAGCGCTCGAACCTCACCCAAATTGGCTGGCACACAGCCTCACCTGGACACAACAGGCTTCTCAGCATCCCAGCAACGTCCAGAGTCTACCCTGCTCCTGCTCTGGATTAAGGTAAGCAAATAACATGACGGAGCGATGAGAGACAGTTCCAACTAAACAAGACAAGTGTCATCTTGCCCATTCAGAGGTAAAAACAgattgctggaaacactcagtgaaTCAGGCAGCATTTGAGGAAATGGAAACAGTCAAAAAACTCTTCCCCAGAAATGATATGTGGTATTACCATTACCAGTGGTAATGGATCAGAAATATTAAGTCTGCTTCTCTTCTTGACAATGTTGCCCGAACTGCTGAGTTTGTTTTCTCTTGGCATCATCTGTTTTATTTCTGTCTTCCATAAGACGATAACCTCCAGGAGCAGAATCGAGCCATTCAGCCcagtcgagtctgctcctccatttggtcatggctgatctagttTCTCTCTCAACCCTTTTCATCTACCTGCTAATGAGCAAACAAAAAGCTAACAGGACAATTCCCATCATCAATAACGAGCACTCGAGCGTCAAAACATGTTGCTGAAGCATTTACAGCTATTTTAAGGTTGAAGTGCTAATCCATCTTGACTTCCTTTCAAAGCTCCCCCACCACAGAAGTGGATATGTAACCAATTGATCTAATTACTTCACACGACATTAAAAAATGTCATCAAAAGCTACCGGACAGGACAACTTTTAGATGGAAAAGCAATGCTCCAGAAGAAGCCATATCTCTAGCCAAACTGTTCAAACTCGGTTAATCACACTATTTTAATTTACACAGAAGCATGGAAAATTATCCAGGCTTATCCTATTCCAACACCTGACTTTCGCCATATTCAGAAGATAAATCCAGGGGATTGATAGAGTTAGGGAAGAATTCTTATTTCCTGTGTAACACTTTCATACTTAAGCAAAAAATTTCAACTCTGTTCATCCTGCAATCCGCTTTCATACTTCAGGCAGCTACAAAGTTAAATtatgcaggaaatctgaaattaatgtGTAAAATGCCAGGAAGATTCAGCTGGTCGGGAAATAGGTAGGGAGACAAGAGTTAGCATTTATGTCTTTGACTTTCAGAGGAGAACCAGGTTCAAGCTGTGGAAACAAATACCTGCCAGTCCTGTCACAGTCAATTCTCTGAAGTGTTTACATTTCTCCTTTCCTTAGTGACACCTGGGAAAGAAAGTCGGAGCAGCCCAAGGGAGGAGGAAGAGATCCATGTTTTAATTCTGCCCTGCTGGACGTGGGTGGGTCAGCAGAAAGCCTAAAGCACCCTCCTCCTTGCTCCACGCACCATGTATTGAAGGTGGGCTGGCTGAGGTCCAACATGCTCATGCTGAAAGCTACCCTcctccctccaccaacctcctatCCGCTCATCTGTAATTCTCACAATTTGTGAATGTGGAAAGCTTTTCCTTGAGGCCGGAACATAAATAAGAGGTTTTCTTGGGGTTCTGCACAAGGTCTTGTTCTTCCAGCCCATCAAGTGCGTAGAGGTTCTGACTGAAGTGATCCCATCAATCCTGTAGAGTTATAGAGCactgaagcaggccattcagcccatctagtacatgccaaactattattctgcccaaTCCCTTCAATCTCCACCTGGACCATCGCCCTCCAAACACCTcaaatccatgtacttatccaaacttcccttaaatattACCATCGAACTCGTATCCACCActcctgctggcagctcgttccaccctctcactgtcctctgagtaaagaagatccccttcaggttcccttttaaaaaaaatcaccctttacctttaacctatgacttctataTTAGTCTCACCCAAGTTCAGTGGTAAAagcttgtttgcatttaccctatcgcccctcatcattttgcatACTGCAAACCTATCCAGTCTCCCCTCACTTGCCTACGCTCCCCAGAATAAAGTCCTGacattcaaactttccctataactcagctcctcaaCTTCCagcaattttctctgtactctttcaatcttattgatatttttcttgtaggtaggtgaccagattgggcacacaatattccaaatttggcctcaccaatgtcttataacaACTTCAcaataacatcccagctcctgtactcaatagtcCAATttgtgaaggccagtgtgccaaaagttctctttgtgaccctatctaccttcaaggaattatggatctgtattcctcaATCCCTCTGCTCTAccccactcctcagtgtcctaccattcactgtgaatgtcCTACCCTGgtctgtcctcccaaagtgcaaccccATCCTTCCCTCATTACAACTTAATCTCTCTTGCATATGTCCATTAACTCCCTTTTGACTATCTTAAGGAATAACTTACAGTA
Proteins encoded:
- the pnhd gene encoding LOW QUALITY PROTEIN: uncharacterized protein pnhd (The sequence of the model RefSeq protein was modified relative to this genomic sequence to represent the inferred CDS: inserted 1 base in 1 codon; substituted 3 bases at 3 genomic stop codons), whose translation is MLRSLLCPGEAVCQPIWVRFERFLDGVRELGAVEACQCNGNPTGCVQSAILKTXFPDSPLEVTVDVGRCSDXAIPGTXCTWGLRCVPTEFESVVLDSPHGLELIQTVQSCEVQENCYRPPHVEYYYVITINSRGEKEEELKEIDVGRCSGLCTAGSGRLQRDSRNKGQCVAWEGDSSNGCSPQEYEIHAIMNRHXKIRNIYTIKSCKCHWTTS